A window of the Vibrio fluvialis genome harbors these coding sequences:
- a CDS encoding NAD-glutamate dehydrogenase has protein sequence MTARESLMPVLLEKVYQLIQDKLELAHQPLVTQLAQHLFSNVAQDDLIERNESDLYGAVVSLWHHINEKKPEERSVRVFNPTVSKQGWQSTHTIVEIVIPDSPFLVDSIKMALSRLDLTSHLMLNGPTQIARNADGTIKSINDGEGPLQSLFHLEVDRLSSKEEMTALKDELLDILNDTSLVVQDWKPMASKLDQVIAQLEKQKDRIPVEADRCEETLKFLRWLGNHNFTFMGYKEFDLVNVEGDTELRPTEESGLGLFSDAKRVRTVKLSHFPDSARLEAKKPFLLILTKGNKQSRIHRPAYTDYIGIKKFDETGKVIGEHRFTGLYTSAVYNQAVESIPLIREKVERILAASGYRVGSYAYKALHNILENYPRDELLQAREEELLEVGMGVVQMQDRDLIRLFVRKDPFGRFFSCMVYVTKERYNTELRRHTQRILKHYFGCQQEVEFTTYFSESPLARTHYIVRVDNNNMNVDVKKIEQNLMEASTTWDDRLSEAIVANFGESKGLPLSKEYLHAFPRSYKEDVMPGSAVSDIESLEALNENNKLGMLFYRPQEEKKDSKAVRLKLYHRDEPIHLSDVMPMLENLGLRVIGESPYEVVKSNGQTYWILDFSMLHKSDKEVDLREARDRFQQAFAAIWNGGLENDGFNRLVLGASLTGREVSILRAYARYMRQVGFPFSQQYIEETLNHYPDLAKGLVELFVRRFDPKFKGAQKGQADLVAKLTEQLDHVESLDDDRILRRYMEMIAATLRTNYFQLDENKQPKPWLALKMKPSEIPDIPAPVPAFEIFVYAPDIEGVHLRGGKVARGGLRWSDRQEDFRTEILGLVKAQQVKNTVIVPVGAKGGFVCKKQYMFTTRDEIFAEGQRCYKRFIRALLDVTDNIIEGELIAPKSVVRHDEDDPYLVVAADKGTATFSDLANSVSAEYNFWLGDAFASGGSNGYDHKAMGITAKGGWESVKRHFREIGIDCQTTDFTAIGIGDMAGDVFGNGMLLSKHIRLQAAFNHLHIFIDPTPDAASGWEERNRLFNLPRSSWEDYNAKLISKGGGIFSRKSKSITLSPEIQKMLGTKKTSAAPNDLIKMILKMEVDLLWNGGIGTYVKSSAETHTDVGDRANDALRIDGRELNAKIVGEGGNLGMTQLGRVEYALTGGRVNTDFVDNVGGVDCSDNEVNIKIFLNGLVANGDMTIKQRNLILESMEDEVGEIVIEDAYTQSESISVTEQQGVDVVKEQIRFIHHMEKAGHLDRALEYIPDDETLLEREKQGMGLTRPELAVLVAYGKMVLKEELACDDIANDEFHATQLVKYFPSELRCNFSDQMKNHPLRKEIIATALANQMVNEMGCNFVTRLQEETGANPVDIVNAYAAAREIYGLGAVLEQVRTHDNKATANAQYDVMFHVRRTLRRLSRWFLRNRPGKQSVQTLIDCYQSDVKAIAKELDQLLVSDEVAEHKAMAQVWTEQGIDAELANYVARLSSLYSVLDISTVSREKGKTVEQTAKLYFNLGDRLSLHWFLKQINGQAVDNNWQALARAAFREDLDWQQRQLTAQVLNCACEPEKLDVMKALEEWIENNETSLHRWENILNEFKVGTVHEFAKFSVAMRELMLLNLNCQAAE, from the coding sequence ATGACCGCGCGTGAAAGTTTAATGCCGGTTCTGCTTGAAAAAGTGTATCAGCTAATTCAAGACAAACTTGAGCTTGCTCATCAACCCCTAGTCACTCAACTCGCACAACACCTTTTTAGTAATGTTGCACAAGACGATCTGATCGAACGAAATGAATCCGACTTATACGGAGCGGTCGTCAGCCTGTGGCACCATATCAACGAGAAGAAACCGGAAGAGCGCTCAGTTCGAGTGTTTAACCCAACGGTGAGTAAACAAGGTTGGCAATCAACCCATACCATCGTCGAAATCGTTATCCCGGATAGTCCTTTCCTTGTTGACTCCATCAAAATGGCTCTGAGCCGTTTGGATCTGACTTCTCACCTGATGCTCAATGGCCCGACTCAAATCGCGCGAAACGCCGATGGCACAATTAAAAGCATCAACGACGGCGAAGGTCCGCTGCAGTCACTGTTCCATCTGGAAGTTGACCGCCTGAGCAGCAAAGAAGAGATGACCGCACTTAAGGATGAGTTGCTGGATATTTTGAATGATACCTCGCTGGTGGTTCAGGATTGGAAACCAATGGCGAGCAAGTTGGATCAAGTGATCGCGCAACTGGAAAAGCAAAAAGATCGTATTCCGGTAGAAGCGGATCGTTGCGAAGAAACGTTGAAGTTCTTGCGCTGGTTGGGTAACCACAACTTTACGTTCATGGGCTACAAAGAATTTGACCTGGTGAATGTCGAAGGCGATACCGAGCTGCGTCCAACAGAAGAATCGGGCCTTGGCCTGTTTTCCGATGCGAAACGTGTTCGTACGGTTAAGCTATCCCACTTCCCGGATTCTGCACGCCTGGAAGCGAAAAAACCGTTCCTGCTGATCCTGACAAAAGGCAATAAGCAGTCACGTATTCACCGTCCGGCATACACCGATTACATCGGCATTAAGAAGTTTGATGAAACAGGTAAGGTCATTGGTGAGCATCGCTTTACTGGCCTTTACACCTCGGCGGTGTACAACCAGGCAGTGGAAAGCATTCCACTGATCCGCGAGAAAGTTGAGCGTATTCTGGCAGCCAGCGGTTACCGTGTTGGCTCATACGCTTATAAAGCGCTGCATAATATTTTGGAAAACTACCCGCGTGATGAACTGCTTCAAGCGCGTGAAGAAGAGTTGCTGGAAGTCGGTATGGGCGTGGTACAAATGCAGGATCGTGATTTGATCCGTCTGTTTGTGCGCAAAGACCCGTTTGGTCGCTTCTTCAGCTGCATGGTGTATGTCACCAAAGAGCGTTACAACACCGAACTGCGCCGCCATACACAACGAATTCTGAAACACTACTTTGGCTGTCAGCAAGAAGTGGAGTTCACCACTTACTTCTCAGAAAGCCCACTTGCCAGAACGCATTACATTGTTCGTGTTGATAACAACAACATGAACGTCGATGTTAAGAAAATAGAGCAAAACCTAATGGAAGCATCAACAACTTGGGATGATCGCCTATCTGAAGCGATCGTGGCAAACTTTGGCGAGAGCAAAGGTCTACCGCTTTCTAAAGAGTATCTGCACGCATTCCCTCGTTCTTACAAAGAAGATGTGATGCCGGGTTCTGCGGTTTCTGATATCGAAAGCCTGGAAGCGCTGAACGAAAACAACAAGCTTGGCATGTTGTTCTACCGCCCACAGGAAGAGAAGAAAGATTCTAAAGCGGTTCGCTTGAAACTGTATCACCGCGATGAGCCTATCCATTTGTCGGATGTTATGCCGATGCTGGAAAACCTCGGCCTGCGCGTCATTGGTGAATCACCATACGAAGTAGTGAAATCTAACGGCCAGACATACTGGATCCTGGATTTCTCAATGCTGCATAAGAGCGACAAAGAAGTGGATCTTCGCGAAGCGCGCGATCGTTTCCAACAAGCGTTTGCCGCAATCTGGAATGGTGGTCTGGAGAATGACGGATTCAACCGTCTGGTACTGGGCGCATCTCTGACTGGTCGTGAAGTCTCTATTCTGCGTGCATATGCTCGTTACATGCGTCAGGTTGGTTTCCCATTCAGTCAGCAGTACATCGAAGAGACACTGAACCATTATCCTGATCTGGCGAAAGGGCTGGTGGAACTGTTTGTTCGTCGCTTTGATCCTAAATTCAAAGGCGCACAGAAAGGTCAGGCTGATCTAGTCGCGAAACTGACTGAGCAGTTGGATCATGTGGAAAGCCTGGATGACGATCGTATTCTGCGTCGTTACATGGAAATGATCGCAGCAACCCTGCGTACCAACTACTTCCAATTGGACGAAAACAAGCAACCTAAGCCTTGGCTGGCTCTGAAAATGAAGCCGAGCGAGATTCCGGATATTCCAGCACCAGTGCCTGCGTTTGAGATCTTTGTGTACGCACCGGATATCGAAGGTGTGCACCTGCGTGGTGGTAAAGTTGCACGTGGTGGTTTGCGTTGGTCGGATCGTCAGGAAGACTTCCGTACAGAGATTTTAGGTCTGGTTAAAGCGCAACAAGTGAAAAACACCGTTATCGTACCTGTGGGTGCGAAAGGTGGCTTTGTGTGCAAGAAACAGTACATGTTTACAACGCGCGATGAGATCTTTGCCGAAGGCCAACGTTGTTACAAACGCTTTATCCGTGCGCTGCTGGATGTGACTGACAACATCATTGAAGGTGAACTGATCGCACCGAAAAGCGTCGTTCGTCACGATGAAGATGATCCGTACTTGGTTGTTGCAGCGGATAAAGGTACAGCAACGTTCTCGGATCTGGCTAACTCGGTTTCTGCTGAATACAACTTCTGGTTGGGGGATGCGTTTGCATCAGGCGGTTCAAACGGCTACGACCACAAAGCGATGGGTATCACGGCGAAAGGTGGTTGGGAATCAGTGAAGCGTCACTTCCGTGAAATCGGTATTGACTGCCAAACCACAGATTTCACCGCGATTGGTATCGGTGATATGGCTGGTGACGTATTTGGTAACGGTATGCTGCTGTCGAAACACATTCGTCTGCAGGCCGCATTTAACCACCTGCACATCTTTATTGACCCGACACCAGATGCAGCAAGCGGTTGGGAAGAGCGTAACCGTCTGTTCAATCTGCCTCGTTCAAGCTGGGAAGATTACAACGCGAAACTGATTTCTAAAGGCGGCGGCATCTTCTCTCGTAAGTCGAAGTCGATCACTTTGAGCCCTGAGATCCAGAAGATGCTTGGCACGAAGAAGACATCTGCAGCGCCAAACGATCTGATTAAAATGATCCTGAAAATGGAAGTGGATCTGCTTTGGAACGGCGGTATCGGTACTTATGTGAAATCGTCGGCTGAAACCCATACTGACGTTGGTGACCGTGCAAACGATGCGTTACGTATTGATGGCCGTGAGTTGAACGCTAAGATTGTCGGTGAAGGCGGTAACTTAGGTATGACTCAGCTAGGTCGTGTGGAATACGCACTGACTGGTGGCCGAGTCAACACCGACTTCGTCGATAACGTGGGTGGCGTAGACTGTTCGGACAACGAAGTGAACATCAAGATCTTCCTGAATGGCCTGGTTGCAAATGGTGATATGACCATTAAACAACGCAACCTTATCCTGGAATCGATGGAAGACGAAGTCGGCGAAATCGTTATTGAAGACGCTTACACCCAGTCTGAGTCGATTTCTGTAACCGAGCAACAAGGTGTTGATGTGGTGAAAGAGCAGATTCGCTTTATCCACCACATGGAAAAAGCAGGTCACCTGGATCGTGCACTGGAGTATATCCCAGATGACGAAACGCTGCTGGAACGCGAAAAACAAGGCATGGGTCTGACTCGTCCTGAACTGGCTGTTCTGGTTGCCTACGGCAAGATGGTGCTGAAAGAAGAGTTGGCGTGTGATGACATCGCAAATGATGAATTCCATGCGACTCAACTGGTGAAATACTTCCCGTCTGAGTTACGTTGTAACTTCTCAGATCAAATGAAGAATCACCCTCTGCGTAAAGAAATCATCGCAACAGCGCTTGCAAATCAGATGGTTAACGAAATGGGCTGTAACTTCGTGACTCGTCTGCAAGAAGAAACGGGCGCAAACCCAGTGGATATCGTTAATGCCTATGCAGCAGCTCGCGAGATCTACGGTTTGGGCGCAGTTCTGGAACAAGTTCGCACGCACGACAACAAAGCTACCGCGAACGCACAATATGACGTCATGTTCCATGTGCGCCGTACGCTGCGTCGTCTGTCTCGTTGGTTCCTGCGCAACCGTCCGGGTAAACAGTCAGTGCAAACGTTGATCGATTGCTACCAGTCAGATGTGAAAGCGATAGCGAAAGAGCTGGATCAACTGTTGGTTTCTGATGAAGTCGCAGAACACAAAGCCATGGCTCAAGTATGGACCGAGCAGGGTATCGATGCTGAACTGGCCAACTATGTTGCTCGTTTGTCTAGCTTGTACTCAGTACTGGATATTTCTACAGTATCTCGTGAAAAAGGCAAAACCGTTGAACAAACAGCGAAGCTGTACTTCAACTTGGGCGACCGTTTGTCACTGCACTGGTTCCTGAAACAGATCAATGGCCAGGCTGTGGATAACAACTGGCAAGCTCTGGCCCGTGCGGCATTCCGTGAAGATCTGGATTGGCAGCAACGCCAGCTGACTGCGCAAGTGCTTAACTGTGCATGTGAGCCAGAAAAACTGGACGTCATGAAAGCGCTGGAAGAGTGGATCGAAAACAACGAAACCTCTCTGCATCGTTGGGAAAACATTCTGAACGAGTTCAAAGTTGGTACGGTTCATGAGTTCGCGAAGTTCTCAGTTGCCATGCGGGAATTGATGCTCCTCAACTTAAACTGCCAGGCGGCGGAATAA
- a CDS encoding DUF2835 domain-containing protein, with amino-acid sequence MNRYFFSLNISYQAFLSHYSGAASTVLVLTECGLRLQLPAAKFRPFLSQIGVKGRFRLTTDQNNKFLKLEVL; translated from the coding sequence ATGAACCGTTATTTCTTTTCTCTCAACATTTCTTATCAGGCATTTTTGTCACACTATTCTGGTGCCGCCAGCACGGTATTAGTGTTAACAGAATGTGGCCTGCGCCTCCAATTGCCGGCAGCAAAATTTCGGCCATTTCTTAGCCAAATTGGAGTAAAAGGTCGATTTCGCCTAACTACTGACCAAAACAATAAGTTCCTAAAGTTAGAAGTTCTGTGA
- the pepN gene encoding aminopeptidase N, translating to MAQTPQAKYRKDYKEPSHTISDIELTFDLHDTATTVTAVSQVKQQGDSTTLVLDGEGLELKALQVNGADWQDYTLLEAGIEIRALPAVFELTIVTLTNPEANTALEGLYKSGGAFCTQCEAEGFRRITYYLDRPDVLAKYTTTVIADKAQYPFLLSNGNKVEQGEAENGRHWVKWQDPHPKPAYLFALVAGDFDVLRDKFVTQSGRNVDLEIFVDKGNLDRAHHAMASLINAMKWDEERFDLEYDLDIYMVVAVDFFNMGAMENKGLNIFNSKYVLANEKTATDTDYLGIEAVIGHEYFHNWTGNRVTCRDWFQLSLKEGLTVFRDQEFSSDLGSRAVNRINNVRIIRGPQFAEDASPMSHPIRPDKVIEMNNFYTLTVYEKGSEVIRMMHTLLGEEGFQKGMKLYFERHDGTAATCEDFVSAMEDASGVSLEQFRLWYSQSGTPTVKVSSEYDASAKTYALTIEQHTEATHEQKEKQPLHIPFDVELYTKSGEIIPLQCHGKVVANVLDVKEAKQTFVFENVPEQPIPSLLREFSAPVKLEYDYSDEELTFLMVHATNEFARWDAGQMLLAKYIRANVNNVQQGKSVELSEAVVDAFRGVLLSDVLEPAFVAEMLSLPSHNEVSGWYKRVDVDAIAQVLKAIKVILATELEDELSATYHTLKQAEYTIEHAAIGRRALRNTCLAYLAYTEQGNELVKTQYAQANNMTDTIAAMSAANSAGLVCRESLMADYSDKWKHDGLVMDKWFVLQGSNPAENALEVIKQTMNHEAFSLKNPNRTRSLIGSFLSANPVRFHAKSGEGYRFAGEILREMNSSNPQVASRLIDPLLKFRLYDEERQAMIKAELEGLKAMDNLARDLYEKVTKALED from the coding sequence ATGGCTCAAACTCCACAGGCCAAGTATCGTAAAGATTATAAAGAGCCTTCACATACCATTTCCGACATTGAACTGACCTTCGATCTTCATGACACAGCGACAACAGTGACCGCTGTTTCTCAAGTTAAGCAGCAAGGTGACAGTACAACGTTAGTTTTGGATGGCGAAGGACTGGAATTAAAAGCGCTGCAAGTTAACGGCGCAGACTGGCAAGATTACACACTGTTGGAAGCGGGCATTGAGATTCGCGCATTACCGGCAGTTTTTGAACTCACCATCGTTACTTTAACCAATCCGGAAGCGAACACCGCGCTGGAAGGTTTGTACAAGTCGGGTGGTGCATTCTGTACTCAGTGTGAAGCAGAAGGCTTCCGCCGCATTACTTATTATCTCGACAGACCAGACGTGCTGGCGAAATACACCACCACAGTCATTGCTGATAAAGCACAATACCCATTCCTGCTCAGCAACGGCAACAAAGTTGAACAGGGCGAAGCGGAAAATGGTCGCCACTGGGTAAAATGGCAGGATCCACATCCAAAACCAGCGTATCTGTTTGCCTTAGTGGCTGGCGATTTTGATGTACTGCGCGACAAGTTTGTAACCCAATCCGGCCGCAATGTTGATCTGGAAATTTTTGTCGACAAAGGCAATCTGGATCGTGCGCATCACGCGATGGCGTCGCTGATCAATGCGATGAAGTGGGATGAAGAGCGTTTCGATCTGGAATACGACCTCGATATCTACATGGTTGTGGCGGTCGATTTCTTCAACATGGGCGCAATGGAAAATAAAGGTCTTAACATCTTTAACTCCAAGTATGTGCTGGCCAACGAGAAAACGGCGACCGATACCGATTATCTGGGTATCGAAGCGGTGATCGGACACGAATATTTCCACAACTGGACGGGTAACCGAGTAACCTGTCGTGATTGGTTCCAACTGAGCCTGAAAGAAGGTTTAACCGTATTCCGTGATCAGGAATTCTCATCGGATCTGGGTTCTCGCGCGGTAAACCGAATCAACAATGTACGCATTATTCGCGGTCCGCAGTTTGCGGAAGATGCGAGCCCGATGTCGCATCCGATCCGTCCGGATAAAGTGATCGAGATGAATAACTTCTACACCCTGACCGTTTACGAGAAAGGCAGTGAAGTGATTCGCATGATGCATACTTTGTTGGGTGAAGAGGGCTTCCAGAAGGGCATGAAGCTGTACTTCGAACGTCACGATGGCACGGCGGCGACGTGTGAAGATTTCGTTTCTGCAATGGAAGATGCGTCCGGCGTTTCACTGGAACAATTCCGTCTATGGTACAGTCAATCGGGCACACCAACGGTGAAAGTGAGCAGTGAGTACGATGCGTCAGCGAAAACTTATGCACTGACCATTGAACAACACACAGAGGCGACGCACGAGCAGAAAGAGAAACAGCCGTTGCACATCCCATTCGATGTCGAACTGTATACAAAGAGTGGTGAAATCATTCCGTTACAATGTCACGGTAAGGTGGTGGCGAATGTACTGGACGTGAAGGAAGCGAAACAAACGTTTGTGTTTGAAAATGTTCCTGAGCAACCAATTCCTTCACTGCTGCGTGAGTTCTCTGCGCCAGTTAAACTGGAATACGACTACAGTGATGAAGAGCTGACTTTCCTGATGGTGCATGCGACTAACGAGTTTGCCCGTTGGGATGCAGGACAGATGTTGCTGGCGAAATACATTCGCGCGAACGTCAACAACGTGCAGCAGGGCAAGTCCGTGGAATTGTCTGAAGCGGTAGTGGATGCATTCCGCGGTGTGTTGCTGAGCGATGTTCTGGAACCTGCGTTTGTGGCGGAGATGCTGTCGCTTCCAAGCCACAATGAAGTGTCGGGTTGGTACAAACGTGTCGACGTTGATGCAATTGCTCAAGTGCTGAAAGCGATCAAAGTGATTCTGGCAACGGAGCTGGAAGATGAGTTGAGCGCCACTTACCATACATTAAAGCAAGCAGAGTACACCATTGAACATGCGGCGATTGGACGTCGTGCACTGCGCAACACTTGTCTGGCCTATTTGGCTTACACTGAGCAAGGCAACGAGTTGGTGAAAACTCAGTATGCGCAAGCCAACAACATGACTGATACTATCGCGGCAATGTCTGCAGCGAACTCTGCTGGCCTGGTATGTCGTGAATCACTAATGGCGGATTACAGCGATAAGTGGAAACACGATGGTTTGGTTATGGATAAATGGTTTGTGCTGCAAGGTTCTAACCCAGCGGAAAATGCGTTGGAAGTGATCAAGCAGACAATGAATCATGAAGCGTTCAGCCTGAAAAACCCGAACCGTACGCGCAGCCTGATTGGTTCATTCTTGAGTGCGAACCCGGTTCGATTCCACGCGAAGAGTGGTGAAGGTTACCGTTTTGCCGGTGAGATTCTGCGTGAGATGAACAGCAGCAACCCGCAAGTCGCATCACGCTTGATTGATCCACTGCTAAAATTCCGTCTGTACGATGAAGAGCGTCAAGCTATGATCAAAGCAGAACTGGAAGGGTTGAAAGCGATGGATAATCTGGCTCGTGATCTGTACGAGAAAGTTACCAAAGCGCTCGAAGACTAA
- a CDS encoding HDOD domain-containing protein, with protein MSQVALISRLNELPRIQSLLHELLEMVNQDDVDFHQLAHKIEMDQVLSARLLRMANSAHFGGNKTIATVNDALIRVGTGPVRTLVVASVLSSAFPHITTLDMEKYWTDTFEVSVISSKLAAEVGMDTNEVFTTGILHNIGELMIHTLVPEQAMVINQRIELGEEPFSVQEELLDVSSPTLGARLARSWKFPEEMADAIEHFNEPREAEVSPKLATILHFARSINERWDLFQQELDKANFLAEHPDSRLLRVSASFAATIDRIRGNGRDIAMQMVHV; from the coding sequence ATGAGTCAGGTGGCACTAATTTCTCGTTTAAACGAACTTCCCCGCATTCAAAGTCTGCTGCACGAATTACTTGAAATGGTGAATCAGGACGATGTCGATTTTCACCAACTCGCCCATAAAATTGAAATGGATCAGGTACTCAGCGCTCGCTTGTTACGTATGGCGAACTCTGCACATTTTGGCGGCAACAAAACCATTGCAACCGTCAATGATGCCTTGATTCGAGTGGGAACGGGGCCAGTCAGAACTCTGGTCGTAGCGTCCGTGCTGTCGAGCGCTTTCCCGCATATCACGACACTGGATATGGAAAAGTATTGGACAGACACCTTTGAAGTATCGGTGATTTCAAGCAAGCTTGCAGCGGAAGTCGGTATGGACACGAACGAAGTATTCACCACTGGCATTCTGCACAACATCGGCGAGCTGATGATTCATACGCTGGTTCCGGAACAGGCCATGGTTATTAATCAAAGAATTGAGTTAGGAGAAGAGCCTTTCTCTGTTCAGGAAGAGTTATTGGATGTCTCCTCTCCGACCTTGGGTGCACGGCTTGCACGCAGTTGGAAATTTCCGGAAGAGATGGCCGATGCCATTGAACATTTCAACGAACCGAGAGAGGCCGAGGTATCACCCAAACTGGCAACGATTCTGCACTTTGCGCGATCCATCAACGAACGTTGGGATTTGTTTCAGCAAGAGTTGGATAAAGCAAACTTTCTTGCCGAACATCCGGATTCACGACTACTCAGAGTATCGGCCAGTTTCGCGGCAACGATTGATCGTATTCGCGGCAATGGCCGCGATATCGCGATGCAAATGGTGCATGTCTAA
- the prc gene encoding carboxy terminal-processing peptidase translates to MKCRSKLSLIAASLWLAAFSVQALEANIHKEDLPLLSPEVQHETASKRVTSRFTRSHYKHFNLDDQFSQAIFERYIEMLDYNRNLFTQADIDSFKDWSVQLDDQLKVGNNQIAFDLYNLSMEKRFDRFQYALSLLDHEITFDTDESIELDRSKAAWPKDQAEVDELWRKRVKYDALNLKLAGKEWPEIKETLAKRYNNAIKRLTQTHSEDVFQLYMNAFARQIDPHTSYLSPRNAEQFQSEMNLSLEGIGAVLQMTDDYTVIRSLVAGGPASNSKQLGEGDRIIGVGQDGEDIVDVIGWRLDDVVQLIKGPKGTKVKLQVLPDGKDAKSHVVTIVRDKIRLEDRAVKSEIIEKDGKKIGVLEVPSFYVGLSQDTDKLITELKAKNVDGIIVDLRNNGGGALTEATALSGLFITSGPVVQVRDSYGRVNVNSDTDGKVSYSGPMTVLINRYSASASEIFAAAMQDYGRAIILGENSFGKGTVQQHRSLNHIYDLFDKELGYVQYTIQKFYRIDGGSTQNKGVIPDIAFPTAVDAAETGESMESNALPWDSIDKAKYEKLHDFHKMITALSAEHQTRIAKDMEFSFIQQDIAKYKAEKDDNYLSLNEKVRKAQSEKSDQERLDRINTRQKAMGKKEFKTLQDVPKDYEAPDAYLDESVAIMVDMIKQS, encoded by the coding sequence ATGAAATGCCGTTCAAAATTATCTCTGATTGCTGCTAGCCTTTGGCTAGCAGCCTTTTCAGTTCAGGCTCTCGAAGCCAATATCCACAAAGAGGATCTTCCTCTTCTTTCCCCTGAAGTTCAGCATGAAACCGCGAGCAAACGCGTTACGTCTCGTTTTACTCGTTCTCATTACAAACATTTCAATCTCGACGATCAGTTTTCCCAAGCGATTTTTGAACGTTATATCGAAATGCTGGACTACAATCGCAACCTGTTTACTCAGGCTGACATCGATTCTTTCAAAGACTGGTCAGTTCAACTTGATGACCAACTCAAGGTAGGCAATAACCAAATCGCCTTTGATTTGTATAACCTGTCGATGGAAAAGCGTTTTGACCGTTTTCAATATGCGCTGTCTTTATTGGACCACGAAATCACCTTTGATACCGATGAATCGATTGAGCTTGACCGTTCAAAAGCGGCGTGGCCAAAAGATCAGGCTGAAGTCGATGAGTTGTGGCGTAAACGCGTTAAATACGACGCGCTGAACCTCAAGCTGGCGGGTAAAGAGTGGCCGGAAATCAAAGAAACGCTGGCGAAACGTTACAACAATGCGATTAAACGCCTAACTCAAACGCACAGTGAAGATGTATTCCAACTTTACATGAATGCGTTTGCACGTCAGATTGACCCGCACACCAGCTACTTATCACCTCGCAATGCCGAGCAGTTCCAGTCTGAGATGAATCTTTCACTGGAAGGTATTGGTGCTGTGCTGCAGATGACGGACGACTACACCGTAATTCGTTCACTGGTAGCCGGTGGTCCGGCTTCGAACAGCAAACAGTTGGGTGAGGGTGACCGCATTATCGGTGTGGGCCAAGACGGTGAAGATATTGTCGATGTCATTGGCTGGCGTTTGGACGATGTTGTACAGCTGATTAAGGGACCGAAAGGGACCAAAGTGAAGCTGCAGGTTCTGCCTGACGGCAAAGATGCAAAAAGTCACGTTGTCACAATTGTACGTGACAAGATTCGTCTGGAAGACCGCGCAGTTAAGTCAGAGATCATTGAAAAAGATGGCAAGAAAATCGGCGTGCTTGAAGTCCCGAGTTTCTATGTTGGTCTGTCTCAAGATACTGACAAGCTGATCACTGAGCTGAAAGCAAAGAATGTAGATGGCATCATCGTGGATCTGCGTAATAACGGTGGCGGCGCGCTGACAGAAGCAACAGCGTTATCTGGTCTGTTTATTACCAGTGGTCCGGTAGTTCAGGTTCGAGACAGCTACGGCCGAGTGAATGTGAACAGCGATACGGACGGCAAGGTGAGTTACAGCGGCCCGATGACCGTTCTGATCAACCGCTACAGTGCTTCAGCGTCTGAAATTTTTGCCGCAGCAATGCAAGATTATGGCCGTGCGATCATTTTGGGTGAAAACTCATTTGGTAAAGGTACGGTTCAACAACATCGCTCGTTAAATCATATTTACGATCTGTTTGATAAAGAGCTGGGTTACGTACAGTACACCATTCAAAAGTTCTACCGTATTGATGGCGGCAGTACTCAGAACAAAGGTGTCATTCCGGATATTGCTTTCCCGACAGCGGTTGATGCTGCTGAAACGGGTGAAAGTATGGAATCGAATGCGCTGCCTTGGGACAGTATCGATAAAGCGAAGTATGAAAAGCTGCATGATTTTCACAAGATGATCACGGCACTGAGTGCGGAACATCAGACGCGCATCGCTAAGGATATGGAGTTTAGCTTTATCCAGCAGGATATTGCGAAGTACAAAGCAGAGAAAGACGATAACTACCTGTCTTTAAATGAGAAAGTACGTAAAGCTCAGAGTGAGAAATCTGATCAGGAACGCTTAGATCGTATCAATACTCGTCAGAAAGCGATGGGCAAGAAAGAGTTTAAGACGTTGCAAGATGTGCCAAAAGATTACGAAGCACCAGATGCTTATCTGGATGAATCGGTCGCCATCATGGTGGACATGATCAAGCAATCGTAA